Proteins found in one Triticum urartu cultivar G1812 chromosome 4, Tu2.1, whole genome shotgun sequence genomic segment:
- the LOC125553823 gene encoding uncharacterized protein DDB_G0286299-like has protein sequence MITMRAQLAPALLLLLLMVAAAPPVSAMTAEEETKEKLLQGAHKEDLANKLSIASVDPDAYAAEQKSVGPDSKKHAAKDVVDNTSYIMGAVPEKKPESKSDEKKLKEEAKVIAQVKGQMNYEDAVTEKNAKEEKKSKLKGDISEDDDAEKKEKKSKNKDEDKEEDKEKKSKNKDDDDDEKKEKNSKSKDEDSIYDTKQKSKNDDDDDDDDDDEKKDKKSKSKDDDDDDNDDEKKEKKLKNKDDDDDEKKEKKLKNKDDDDNEKKKEKKSKEKNDSSEEDDAEKKSKSKSESYEDDDDNKNSKSKSKASDEDFDAVPMEAKADESMPGVDTPNEYQASTTKAKPRLPAADTPGGYTAPTTAQPKMSAADTPDGYATLTTQMSATNTPDGYVTPSKAQPATDSLDGNVPATDSPDGNVPATDSPDGNVLATDSPDGNVPAMDSPDGNVQVTDSPDGNVPATDSPDGYAAPTKPEVDVQSYSETVPQPVLRMLSPLVKSMCARTSYPYECEASIARLPETAAVPGRQKNLLGVLTLAIDAVRAKIVEAKNAATDVSKDPHVDKLSKGAIKDCISNYDDMNYEFDSALTALKRGDKGTAGSALDAARTAVDTCDDGFLDRPQLKPVLGGYEKVLAELSSNVLAINANAKKY, from the coding sequence ATGATCACAATGAGGGCACAGCTCGctccggccctcctcctcctcctcctcatggttgccgccgcgccgcccgtatCGGCGATGACTGCTGAGGAGGAAACCAAGGAGAAATTGCTACAGGGCGCCCACAAAGAGGACCTCGCCAATAAACTCAGTATCGCGAGTGTCGACCCAGACGCTTATGCAGCCGAGCAGAAATCAGTTGGGCCCGATAGCAAGAAGCATGCCGCTAAGGATGTCGTCGATAACACAAGCTATATTATGGGTGCTGTGCCTGAGAAGAAACCTGAAAGTAAGAGTGACGAGAAGAAACTCAAGGAGGAGGCCAAGGTCATCGCTCAAGTCAAAGGACAGATGAACTACGAGGATGCCGTCACTGAGAAGAATGCCAAGGAGGAGAAGAAATCCAAACTCAAGGGTGACATCTCCGAGGACGATGATGctgagaagaaggagaagaaatCAAAAAACAAAGACGAGGACAAGGAGGAGGACAAAGAGAAGAAATCTAAAAAtaaggatgatgacgatgatgagaAAAAGGAGAAGAATTCCAAAAGCAAAGACGAGGACTCTATATATGACACCAAGCAGAAATCCAaaaacgatgatgatgatgatgatgatgatgatgatgagaagAAAGATAAGAAGTCTAAAAGCAaggacgatgatgatgatgacaatgatgatgagaaaaaagagaagaaattGAAAAACAaggatgacgacgatgatgagaagaaagaaaagaaattgaaaaaCAAGGATGATGACGATAatgagaagaagaaagagaagaaatCCAAAGAGAAAAACGACTCGTCTGAGGAGGATGACGCCGAGAAGAAATCTAAAAGCAAGAGCGAGTCCTACGAGGACGACGATGACAATAAGAATTCCAAAAGCAAAAGCAAGGCATCAGACGAGGATTTTGATGCTGTCCCCATGGAGGCCAAGGCCGACGAATCTATGCCAGGTGTCGACACGCCCAATGAATACCAAGCGTCGACGACTAAAGCCAAGCCACGGTTGCCCGCGGCTGACACCCCAGGCGGCTACACCGCGCCGACCACGGCCCAACCAAAGATGTCTGCAGCAGACACTCCCGACGGCTATGCCACCCTGACAACGCAGATGTCAGCTACTAACACACCAGACGGCTATGTCACGCCGAGCAAGGCCCAGCCAGCGACAGACTCACTCGACGGCAACGTCCCTGCGACCGACTCACCCGACGGCAACGTCCCGGCGACAGACTCACCCGACGGCAACGTCCTCGCGACCGACTCGCCCGACGGCAACGTCCCGGCGATGGACTCGCCCGACGGCAATGTCCAGGTGACCGACTCGCCCGATGGCAACGTCCCAGCGACCGACTCGCCCGACGGCTACGCGGCGCCGACGAAGCCCGAGGTGGACGTGCAGTCCTACTCGGAGACGGTGCCCCAGCCGGTGCTCCGGATGCTGAGCCCGTTGGTGAAGTCCATGTGCGCCAGGACGAGCTACCCGTACGAGTGTGAGGCATCGATCGCCAGGCTGCCGGAGACGGCGGCGGTGCCAGGGCGGCAGAAGAACCTCTTGGGCGTGCTGACACTGGCCATAGATGCCGTGCGCGCCAAGATCGTGGAGGCGAAGAACGCGGCCACGGACGTGTCCAAGGACCCGCACGTGGACAAGCTCTCCAAGGGCGCCATCAAAGACTGCATCAGTAATTACGACGACATGAACTACGAGTTCGACTCGGCGCTGACCGCGCTCAAGCGAGGAGACAAGGGGACGGCGGGCAGCGCGCTCGACGCGGCGCGCACCGCTGTTGACACCTGCGACGATGGTTTCCTCGACCGCCCGCAGCTGAAGCCAGTCCTGGGCGGTTACGAGAAGGTGCTCGCGGAGCTCTCAAGCAACGTCCTCGCCATTAATGCCAACGCCAAGAAGTATTAG